A window from Leuconostoc mesenteroides subsp. mesenteroides encodes these proteins:
- a CDS encoding alpha/beta fold hydrolase codes for MSTFITNDDVKLNYNIYGDGQPVILIAGYSGNQATWSAQIEPLKQAGFQVITYDRRNHGESQTVNYGMRMSRHGQDLAELIAALQLNQVILVGHSMGASTIWSYLSLYGEANIKAIITEDQIPKILRDETWSVGIFNADITMIWTAAEKLPHTKLTHAKISSDIKRKLAAAYHPFNFKYNEPLLVNSFIEDWRDIVKRERVPHLFLAGKHSPLWPADHVKDLTNMSTLGEEHIFERSGHIPHIEEPENFNQVTINFLKRVID; via the coding sequence ATGTCAACATTTATAACAAATGATGACGTAAAACTGAATTACAATATATACGGTGATGGACAGCCAGTTATTTTAATTGCAGGTTATTCAGGAAATCAGGCTACATGGTCGGCACAAATAGAACCGCTGAAACAAGCAGGGTTTCAGGTGATTACTTATGATCGTCGCAATCATGGTGAAAGTCAAACAGTTAATTATGGCATGCGCATGTCAAGACATGGGCAGGATTTAGCTGAGTTGATTGCAGCACTGCAGCTAAATCAAGTAATTCTTGTAGGGCATTCCATGGGGGCAAGTACTATTTGGTCTTATTTGTCACTTTATGGCGAAGCAAATATCAAAGCGATTATCACGGAAGATCAAATTCCCAAGATATTGAGGGATGAAACTTGGTCTGTAGGGATTTTTAATGCAGATATAACAATGATATGGACGGCAGCAGAGAAGCTACCACATACTAAATTAACACATGCTAAAATTTCAAGTGATATCAAACGTAAACTTGCGGCAGCTTATCATCCTTTTAACTTTAAATATAATGAACCGTTATTAGTAAATAGTTTTATTGAAGATTGGCGTGACATTGTTAAACGTGAACGCGTACCACATTTATTCTTGGCAGGTAAACATTCTCCCTTATGGCCAGCTGACCATGTTAAAGATTTGACGAATATGTCCACACTTGGTGAAGAACATATATTTGAAAGATCGGGACATATACCGCATATTGAAGAGCCAGAAAATTTTAATCAGGTGACTATCAACTTTTTAAAACGCGTCATTGATTAG
- a CDS encoding glycerophosphodiester phosphodiesterase codes for MKKIKLNILFKWAVALFIYNLVAKIIIYFAQKTLPDFYRVDTSSITSLTNSASKYLGSLLGIIAVYIVLWFMFAGIVLYFLRRSWGEVDGKSFTKQLLSYKLHISIVLFMILMIPLVEIGLKVPFAQYFTLPKTFVDMVSGFWANTIFIVCYLVLILLLVKFRHISYFAISQDHSLLDAIKMSARESMVSAVQLFLKSIIRLVVASGICFALLYLVQLLADNVFDVNTKRFIANILLATTSALMYVITAYILNLYVTLLTIGPKKDAGTKLRDSSILSQGLMLVVIGAGSTLISGNYFISPREKYLVIAHKGVSYPNAVPNSLIALKKTIATHPDYIEIDIQPTKDGVYVLTHNTKIKTVSGETVDISKTNWSTLKTKKVIEDGHQFYLTSFSKYIDLANQKKQKLLVELKLNQTITDKQLKQFVNKYGKKMKENKSEIQSMNQNVIKRIHQYTSLTTGLLSPVKNTIDGNKISQFYAIEYSKVDAHLSSQIRNHNKDLYSWTVNDRFDVETAYMIGVDGVITDKPRETRQILKNVSEKLTYRRAFISMILNQQSDI; via the coding sequence ATGAAGAAAATAAAATTAAATATACTTTTTAAATGGGCAGTCGCCTTGTTTATTTACAATCTCGTTGCCAAAATAATCATCTATTTTGCTCAAAAAACGTTACCAGACTTTTATCGAGTTGACACAAGTAGTATCACTTCACTGACCAACTCAGCTTCAAAATACTTAGGATCTTTACTGGGAATAATTGCGGTTTATATTGTCCTCTGGTTTATGTTCGCAGGTATTGTATTATACTTTCTTCGTCGTTCGTGGGGAGAAGTAGACGGAAAGAGTTTTACCAAGCAATTATTGTCTTATAAATTACATATTTCAATTGTGTTATTTATGATTTTGATGATTCCTTTAGTTGAAATTGGGTTAAAAGTACCATTTGCTCAATATTTTACATTACCAAAAACATTTGTTGATATGGTTAGTGGGTTTTGGGCAAATACAATTTTTATAGTGTGCTATCTTGTATTGATTTTATTATTAGTTAAATTCCGACACATAAGTTATTTTGCCATTTCTCAAGATCATTCCTTACTAGATGCTATTAAAATGTCTGCAAGAGAGAGCATGGTCTCAGCAGTACAATTATTTTTAAAATCAATAATTCGTTTGGTGGTGGCCAGTGGCATTTGTTTTGCTTTATTATATTTAGTGCAGTTATTGGCTGATAATGTTTTTGACGTAAATACTAAACGCTTCATTGCTAATATCTTACTTGCGACTACAAGTGCATTAATGTATGTGATTACTGCGTACATCTTAAATCTATATGTCACGCTTTTGACAATTGGCCCCAAGAAAGATGCTGGAACAAAATTAAGAGATTCTTCGATACTTTCGCAGGGGTTAATGCTCGTAGTGATTGGGGCAGGCAGTACTTTGATTTCAGGTAATTATTTTATATCCCCAAGAGAAAAATATTTAGTGATTGCACATAAAGGTGTTTCATATCCGAATGCTGTCCCTAATTCGTTAATTGCTTTGAAAAAAACTATCGCTACTCATCCTGATTACATTGAAATTGACATTCAACCCACAAAAGATGGTGTATATGTTCTGACACACAATACTAAAATAAAAACAGTCTCGGGTGAGACTGTTGACATATCAAAAACAAACTGGTCGACTTTGAAAACCAAAAAAGTTATAGAAGATGGGCATCAATTTTATTTGACTAGTTTTTCGAAATACATTGATTTGGCTAATCAGAAAAAGCAAAAATTATTAGTAGAATTGAAGTTAAATCAAACCATAACAGATAAGCAGTTAAAACAATTTGTCAACAAATATGGCAAAAAAATGAAAGAAAATAAAAGTGAAATTCAATCGATGAACCAAAACGTTATTAAACGAATACATCAATATACCAGTTTAACTACAGGATTATTATCACCCGTTAAAAATACAATTGATGGAAACAAAATTAGTCAATTCTATGCGATAGAATATTCAAAGGTGGATGCACATTTATCCAGCCAAATAAGGAACCATAATAAAGATTTGTATAGTTGGACAGTGAATGACAGGTTTGATGTTGAAACGGCCTACATGATAGGTGTCGATGGCGTGATTACAGATAAGCCACGAGAAACACGACAGATTCTAAAAAACGTTAGTGAAAAGTTGACTTATCGTAGAGCGTTTATTTCTATGATTTTGAATCAGCAAAGTGATATTTAA
- a CDS encoding DNA-entry nuclease: MLKLLKRVTISMLLVVATSTVYPALGVAADSYQNDKLSGAEQHPLDFKDEKQLVLSDQDSQNRAVDAHIQLNYADEPTAKQATKLNYNPVGWHNYKFKYKKANASIGKSWLFNRGHLIGYQFSGLNDEAKNLVPETAYLNTGALKKSNASNKKAMLYYERGLTKWLKNNKSSRLDYQVTPMYSGNELLPRQIRLSYVGYSNSGKKVKISLNSYREEDGNDDATVVYLNNNSSNAIINYADGTAKNTLHKKADLAAQKAAEAKASSEAASSSARASSEAASSAKASSEAEQSSIAAAQKAASEASVSQAAAASSQAAANSAAAASAAQAAQNQSAATQTYTGESQQIIGNAKSHIYHVPGQAGYYMNNSNAVYFNSEADAQAAGYRKSLR; this comes from the coding sequence ATGTTAAAGTTACTAAAAAGAGTGACTATCAGTATGCTGTTAGTTGTTGCCACTAGTACAGTATATCCTGCACTGGGTGTTGCTGCTGACAGTTATCAGAATGACAAATTAAGTGGTGCCGAGCAGCATCCTCTTGATTTCAAAGACGAAAAACAACTCGTTTTATCTGATCAAGATAGTCAAAATCGTGCAGTTGATGCACATATTCAGCTTAATTACGCTGATGAACCAACTGCAAAACAAGCAACAAAGCTAAATTACAATCCTGTTGGTTGGCACAACTATAAGTTCAAATATAAGAAAGCTAACGCCTCTATTGGTAAGTCATGGTTATTCAATCGTGGGCATCTTATTGGTTATCAATTTAGCGGTTTAAATGATGAAGCAAAGAACTTAGTTCCAGAAACAGCTTACCTCAATACTGGTGCACTTAAAAAATCAAATGCCAGTAACAAAAAAGCTATGCTTTATTATGAAAGAGGTCTCACAAAATGGCTTAAAAACAACAAATCGAGTCGTTTAGATTATCAAGTTACACCAATGTATAGTGGTAACGAACTCTTACCTCGCCAAATTCGCCTATCTTATGTGGGTTATTCTAACTCTGGGAAAAAAGTTAAGATTAGTCTTAACTCATATCGTGAAGAAGATGGTAATGACGATGCAACCGTAGTTTATCTCAATAATAATAGTTCAAACGCAATTATTAATTATGCTGATGGAACAGCCAAAAATACACTACACAAAAAGGCTGACTTAGCTGCTCAGAAAGCAGCTGAAGCAAAAGCTAGCTCTGAGGCAGCATCTTCATCTGCCAGAGCCAGTTCTGAGGCAGCATCATCTGCCAAAGCTAGTTCTGAAGCAGAACAATCTTCAATAGCCGCTGCACAAAAAGCTGCAAGTGAAGCTAGTGTATCACAGGCAGCCGCCGCATCATCTCAAGCAGCAGCTAATTCTGCAGCAGCAGCTTCAGCTGCACAAGCAGCGCAGAACCAATCTGCAGCGACGCAAACTTATACTGGTGAAAGCCAACAAATTATCGGAAATGCAAAATCACATATCTATCATGTTCCTGGCCAAGCTGGCTACTATATGAACAATAGTAACGCTGTTTATTTTAATAGTGAAGCAGACGCGCAAGCAGCAGGATATCGTAAATCATTGCGTTAA
- the topA gene encoding type I DNA topoisomerase, whose translation MAETKTATKKKKAAPRKKSKIKKNLVIVESPSKAKTIEKYLGRNYKVVASLGHIRDLPKSTLGVDVENDYEPKYINIRGKGDVIKGLRKEAKAAKAVYLASDPDREGEAIAWHLQHILNLNPEQPNRVVFNEITKDTIKNSFKTPRIINQDLVDAQQARRILDRLVGYSISPILWKTVKRGLSAGRVQSVALGLIIAREREIQAFQPEEYWTLDSIFKKNRSKFKSTFYGFDGKKQPLPDNDSVQDVLKRMNKDDDFDIVKVDTKQRKRQPQPPFTTSTMQQTANTQLKFRTRKTMMAAQQLYEGINLGKGLGQVGLITYMRTDSTRISSVAKNAAAQFIHDTWGEEYSQHKPVQGKLQEGAQDAHEAIRPSDVNRTPESIKDKLTPDQFKLYSLIWSRFVASQMTPEILDTMAVTIEQNGVIFRANGSKTNFEGFTKAYPTAKKKDNVLPSLSEGDKVHLANTDPEQHFTLPPARYSEATLIKALEENGVGRPSTYAPTLDTIQRRNYVRIDARKFVPTELGEIVQTIVEESFPDVTNMKFTAAVEHELDEVEAGNKHWVPVIDSFFKPFQKEVEKAETSLEKIIMHDELAGMDCEICGAPMLIKMGRYGKFYACARFPDCRNTKAIVQEIGLLCPKCHKGQIVQRKTKRGRTFYGCQRYPDCDFVTWDKPTENTLADGTTPKDNEKKEPVKK comes from the coding sequence TTGGCAGAAACCAAAACAGCAACAAAAAAGAAAAAGGCAGCACCACGAAAGAAATCTAAAATTAAAAAAAATTTAGTTATTGTTGAAAGTCCATCAAAAGCAAAAACAATTGAAAAGTATTTAGGTCGTAACTATAAGGTAGTCGCTAGTCTTGGTCATATACGTGATTTACCTAAATCTACCTTAGGTGTTGATGTCGAAAACGACTATGAACCCAAGTATATCAATATTCGCGGAAAAGGCGATGTTATTAAGGGATTACGCAAGGAGGCAAAAGCTGCAAAAGCTGTTTATCTGGCTTCCGATCCGGATCGTGAAGGAGAAGCAATAGCTTGGCATTTACAGCATATTTTAAATTTGAATCCTGAACAACCCAATCGAGTTGTTTTCAATGAAATCACAAAAGATACGATTAAAAATTCCTTTAAAACACCACGTATTATTAATCAAGATCTTGTTGATGCACAACAAGCACGTCGTATTCTTGATCGATTAGTAGGTTATTCAATATCACCGATTCTTTGGAAAACTGTTAAGCGCGGGTTATCAGCTGGCCGTGTACAGTCTGTGGCCTTAGGCTTAATCATCGCACGTGAACGTGAGATACAGGCTTTTCAACCAGAAGAATATTGGACACTAGATTCTATATTTAAAAAGAATCGCTCCAAATTCAAATCAACATTCTACGGTTTTGATGGTAAAAAGCAGCCATTGCCAGACAATGATAGCGTGCAAGATGTATTGAAGCGAATGAATAAAGATGATGATTTTGATATTGTTAAAGTAGATACGAAGCAACGCAAGCGGCAGCCACAGCCACCATTTACAACGTCAACAATGCAGCAAACAGCCAATACGCAGTTAAAATTTAGAACGCGTAAAACAATGATGGCTGCACAGCAATTATATGAAGGGATTAATCTGGGCAAGGGCTTAGGCCAAGTAGGATTAATTACTTATATGCGTACAGATTCGACACGTATTTCCTCCGTTGCGAAAAATGCTGCAGCTCAATTTATCCACGATACATGGGGTGAAGAATACTCACAGCATAAACCGGTACAAGGGAAACTACAAGAAGGGGCACAAGATGCCCACGAGGCCATACGACCATCTGATGTCAATCGGACGCCAGAATCTATCAAAGATAAATTGACTCCTGATCAATTTAAACTATATTCTTTAATCTGGTCCAGATTTGTTGCCAGCCAAATGACACCAGAAATTTTAGATACGATGGCTGTGACAATCGAACAAAATGGGGTTATTTTCAGAGCTAATGGTTCAAAAACGAATTTTGAGGGATTTACAAAAGCTTATCCAACTGCAAAAAAGAAAGATAACGTTTTACCTTCGCTAAGTGAAGGGGATAAAGTTCACTTGGCAAATACAGATCCTGAACAACACTTCACTTTGCCGCCAGCACGCTATTCTGAAGCAACGCTAATTAAAGCTTTAGAAGAGAACGGCGTAGGGCGTCCATCAACTTACGCGCCAACGCTAGATACAATTCAACGACGGAACTATGTTCGTATTGATGCGCGTAAGTTTGTGCCAACTGAATTAGGAGAAATTGTTCAAACGATTGTTGAAGAAAGTTTTCCTGATGTGACAAATATGAAGTTCACGGCCGCGGTTGAACATGAATTAGATGAGGTCGAAGCGGGTAACAAACATTGGGTACCAGTTATTGATTCATTCTTTAAACCATTTCAAAAAGAAGTCGAAAAAGCTGAGACATCTCTTGAAAAAATTATTATGCATGATGAGTTGGCTGGGATGGATTGCGAGATTTGTGGAGCACCCATGCTAATTAAAATGGGGCGTTATGGTAAGTTTTATGCTTGTGCACGCTTTCCGGATTGTCGTAATACAAAAGCAATTGTTCAGGAAATAGGATTGTTATGTCCAAAGTGCCATAAAGGTCAAATTGTTCAGCGAAAAACTAAACGTGGACGTACGTTTTATGGTTGCCAAAGATACCCCGATTGTGACTTTGTAACTTGGGACAAACCTACTGAAAACACATTAGCCGATGGCACAACACCAAAAGATAATGAAAAAAAAGAACCAGTCAAAAAATAA
- a CDS encoding DUF2179 domain-containing protein produces the protein METTNLERISIKDLIMIALGTAMYGWGLININIPNDLAEGGISGITLILRALFKWNPAYTNLLLNIPLLFIGYRILGRRALIYTIWGIASLSFWLWLWQIMPTPPALHHDMLIAGIIAGIIAGFGLGIVFRFGGTSGGSDVVARIIEQKFSIPIGRTMFILDACVLLLSLVYIDIVHMMYTLIASFVFSQVVSMTQQGAYDAKSFMIFTQYPEEISHAIMDELDRGTSLLKAEGGYSHRDQRVVYAVVDPSEVSTVRHIVDQIDPKAFVSIFTTQEQLGEGFSYLRPKKSIFKLK, from the coding sequence ATGGAAACAACTAATTTAGAACGTATTTCTATCAAAGATTTAATTATGATTGCACTCGGTACTGCTATGTATGGTTGGGGCCTGATTAACATTAATATTCCTAATGATTTAGCCGAAGGTGGTATTTCGGGTATCACGCTAATTTTACGTGCGCTTTTTAAGTGGAATCCTGCTTATACTAATTTACTTCTAAATATCCCTTTACTTTTTATTGGATATCGTATTTTAGGGCGTCGTGCCCTGATTTATACCATTTGGGGCATTGCATCGCTATCATTTTGGCTTTGGTTATGGCAAATTATGCCCACACCACCTGCACTTCACCATGACATGTTAATTGCTGGTATCATCGCTGGTATCATTGCGGGATTTGGTTTAGGTATTGTATTTAGATTTGGCGGCACTTCAGGTGGTAGTGACGTTGTTGCTCGTATCATAGAACAAAAATTTAGCATTCCTATTGGACGCACAATGTTTATTTTGGATGCCTGTGTTTTACTATTATCGTTAGTATACATTGATATTGTTCACATGATGTACACACTGATTGCTTCATTTGTATTTTCACAGGTCGTTAGCATGACGCAACAAGGTGCTTATGATGCCAAGTCCTTTATGATTTTTACCCAGTATCCAGAAGAAATATCACATGCTATTATGGATGAACTCGATCGGGGCACTAGTTTGCTAAAAGCTGAAGGAGGTTACTCTCATCGAGATCAACGTGTTGTTTATGCCGTAGTTGACCCTTCAGAAGTCAGCACCGTTCGACATATTGTTGATCAGATTGATCCAAAGGCTTTTGTTTCCATATTTACAACGCAAGAGCAGCTTGGCGAGGGTTTTTCTTATCTCCGTCCCAAAAAATCAATATTCAAATTAAAATAA